A window of Pomacea canaliculata isolate SZHN2017 linkage group LG3, ASM307304v1, whole genome shotgun sequence contains these coding sequences:
- the LOC112560532 gene encoding laminin subunit alpha-5-like produces the protein MKRPAPLLAALVLSHSLLIAAQDTVKRVCDEGFFASSEGGVSTCRQCGVCPAGFLTTSPCSEANTTCSACPANYFSTGTGSDCTPCTVCPAGTYETRACSSERDALCQPCSRGHFSQSTWPACRRCRKCPSGFFKSRKCTPRHNTLCFPCSLCPAGHQESSPCTGLEDTVCKLCPPGTFSPEGGASCRPCSTCDSSQTLVQNCSAVSDTVCLPCAEGFFFSNTTGLCQRCRRCRAGSVLQTASCSGAQDSTCSPCPSGTFSSSDRRRCIPCSSCLPGERERRECTNTKDTQCERCKGGHFVSADNRTCSPCSRCPAGTETLSPCTRKKDTTCNACAEGYYSPGSGFSCRQCSMCPPGTYMAGPCTRESDTVCHPCAEGTYMATWSSSPAPCLSCSKCGAQEVVLTPCRSNVDVRCGSCRKGEFIDPQTHRCVKCSYCYPKTPGVAEREPRCQDEEPDWQCQPLSQTFTNSKADLQAPPPRTHTALTLHAETDRKKNFRAHAQLENDTVVLFAIPVVMGVTTIAIIVLLVVCFHRQCKKRRLRGVNNHRYDSVSTWLSNASAHLPEVTSDAKGASRFSLPVTIFTKSASSEYYKVPDGSIAVSFDRIDPKVLRECHQKLYLMESGTCCLYDKPQLVDSGTYLYETDSVQRSNVS, from the exons ATGAAGCGACCTGCTCCACTGCTGGCTGCTCTCGTCTTGAGCCACTCACTGCTG ATCGCAGCTCAAGACACCGTCAAGAGAGTCTGTGACGAGGGCTTTTTCGCTTCCAGTGAAGGGGGCGTCAGCACCTGTCGTCAGTGCGGGGTGTGTCCTGCAGGTTTCCTGACCACCTCGCCCTGTTCTGAAGCTAACACTACTTGCAGCGCATGCCCAGCAAACTACTTTTCCACCGGAACAGGAAGTGACTGCACGCCATGCACGGTGTGTCCCGCTGGCACCTACGAGACTAGAGCGTGCTCCTCAGAACGGGACGCGCTGTGCCAGCCTTGCTCCCGCGGCCATTTCTCCCAGTCCACCTGGCCGGCATGCAGGCGTTGCCGGAAGTGCCCTTCAGGGTTCTTTAAAAGCCGGAAGTGCACTCCTAGACACAACACTCTCTGCTTCCCTTGCAGCCTGTGCCCTGCGGGTCATCAGGAGTCCAGCCCCTGCACGGGACTTGAAGACACTGTGTGTAAGTTGTGTCCCCCTGGTACCTTCTCGCCGGAAGGGGGCGCCAGCTGTCGCCCATGCTCTACATGCGATTCTAGTCAAACGCTGGTCCAGAACTGCTCGGCGGTGAGTGACACGGTCTGCTTGCCATGTGCGGAGGGCTTCTTCTTCAGCAACACCACCGGCTTGTGTCAGCGATGCCGCAGATGTCGCGCAGGCTCCGTGCTGCAGACGGCATCGTGCAGCGGCGCTCAAGACTCGACTTGCTCGCCCTGCCCGTCTGGAACCTTCTCCAGCTCCGACAGGCGGCGCTGCATCCCATGCTCCTCTTGTCTTCCTGGAGAGCGCGAGCGCCGCGAGTGCACGAATACCAAAGACACGCAATGTGAACGGTGCAAGGGAGGTCACTTCGTCTCAGCGGACAACAGAACGTGCAGCCCCTGTTCGCGCTGCCCAGCGGGCACAGAGACCCTCAGCCCCTGCACGCGCAAAAAAGACACGACCTGTAACGCATGCGCAGAGGGCTACTACTCGCCGGGTTCAGGGTTCTCTTGTCGCCAGTGCTCGATGTGCCCACCGGGCACCTACATGGCCGGCCCCTGCACCCGGGAGTCCGACACCGTCTGCCACCCGTGCGCCGAGGGCACCTACATGGCCACGTGGTCCTCCAGCCCTGCCCCCTGTCTCTCCTGCAGCAAGTGTGGAGCACAGGAGGTCGTGCTGACTCCTTGCAGGTCGAACGTTGATGTCAGGTGTGGAAGCTGCAGGAAAG GTGAATTTATCGACCCGCAAACTCACCGATGTGTCAAGTGTTCTTACTGCTATCCCAAGACACCCGGGGTGGCAGAAAGAGAACCGAGATGCCAGGACGAGGAGCCGGACTGGCAGTGCCAACCGCTCTCACAAACGTTTACAAACTCTAAAG CCGATCTTCAAGCCCCACCCCCGCGAACACACACGGCCTTGACCTTACATGCGGAGACTGACCGGAAGAAGAACTtccgcgcgcatgcgcagcttGAGAACGACACTGTGGTTCTCTTTGCCATCCCAGTCGTCATGGGCGTCACCACCATCGCCATCATCGTTCTCCTCGTCGTGTGTTTCCACAGACAATGCAAGAAGCGCCGGCTGCGGGGCGTCAACAACCACCGCTACGACAGCGTCTCCACCTGGCTGAGCAACGCCAGCGCGCATttgccggaagtgacgtcagacgCCAAGGGCGCCAGTCGCTTTTCTCTGCCAGTCACCATCTTCACCAAGTCGGCTTCGTCGGAATATTACAAAGTTCCAGACGGTTCCATCGCGGTGTCGTTCGACAGGATAGACCCTAAAGTGCTGCGCGAGTGTCACCAGAAGCTGTATCTCATGGAGTCGGGCACGTGCTGTCTGTACGATAAGCCTCAACTGGTCGACTCAGGTACCTACCTGTACGAAACTGATTCTGTTCAGAGAAGCAACGTTTCATAA
- the LOC112560888 gene encoding beta-1,4-mannosyltransferase egh-like, with the protein MCPSKTQTVVSGHVISHHDMDGSDAASSIIKHSLCVSAYLLLIYLNVVLIVDSADNTTVPYPSQTYGLLGSALLYILRFLPLLPLLFCIFNFLGIVCINTFPAKPKLQYSPLVCSFVCFRVVTRGQYRTLILDNVEKNIGTCGRVGLKNFMFEVVTDQTLNLPSMERVREVVVPADFRPKNGSLFKARALQYCLEPGVDTLGDEDWIVHLDEETLLTEDAVVGIVNFISTGSRHQFGQGVVTYSKVRIVNWLTTLAESVRVGFDLGVIRFTLKVLHKPVFGWKGSFVVAKAAAERSISFDHGPEASVAEDCFFAMVAFARGFSFDFVEGEMLEQSAFTIPDYLRQRQRWAQGIFLTACSSKIPLPHRLGPILMSATALTAPFTALNVPLAVVCPVPVWPAVNAAFAFISSTLLFLFILGTVKSFSPKRYGLWRCGLLVLVTVLTSVVILLLEMVAILFAILTPYKKEFFVVQKERPAETDHV; encoded by the coding sequence ATGTGCCCATCGAAAACACAGACGGTCGtgagtggtcacgtgatcagccaCCACGACATGGACGGAAGTGACGCCGCGTCCAGCATAATCAAGCACAGCCTGTGTGTGTCGGCTTACCTCCTCTTGATCTATCTCAACGTCGTCCTCATCGTCGACAGCGCGGACAACACCACAGTGCCCTACCCTTCCCAAACATACGGGCTCCTCGGCTCGGCGCTTCTGTACATCCTGCGCTTCCTGCCTCTTCTCCCTCTTCTGTTCTGCATCTTCAACTTTCTGGGCATCGTCTGCATCAACACGTTCCCGGCGAAGCCCAAACTGCAGTACTCGCCATTAGTCTGCTCGTTCGTGTGCTTTCGGGTCGTGACCCGGGGCCAGTACCGGACATTAATCCTAGACAACGTCGAGAAAAATATCGGCACGTGCGGGCGCGTGGGATTgaaaaatttcatgtttgaggTGGTGACAGACCAGACACTGAACCTGCCCAGCATGGAAAGAGTGCGGGAGGTGGTGGTCCCAGCAGACTTTCGACCCAAGAACGGTTCGCTATTCAAGGCCCGAGCCTTGCAGTACTGCCTGGAACCGGGCGTGGACACACTGGGCGACGAGGACTGGATCGTGCATCTGGATGAGGAGACCCTCCTCACGGAGGACGCTGTTGTGGGCATCGTTAATTTCATATCCACTGGCAGCCGGCACCAGTTCGGGCAGGGCGTGGTGACCTACAGCAAGGTGCGCATCGTCAACTGGCTGACGACACTGGCTGAAAGTGTGCGGGTGGGCTTCGACCTGGGCGTCATCCGCTTCACCCTCAAGGTTCTGCACAAGCCCGTGTTTGGGTGGAAGGGCTCATTCGTTGTGGCTAAAGCTGCTGCGGAGAGGAGCATCTCGTTCGACCACGGGCCTGAGGCCTCGGTGGCGGAGGATTGCTTCTTCGCCATGGTGGCCTTTGCGCGCGGGTTCAGCTTCGACTTTGTGGAGGGCGAGATGCTGGAGCAGAGTGCCTTCACTATTCCCGATTACCTCCGGCAGAGGCAGCGCTGGGCCCAAGGCATCTTCCTCACGGCCTGCAGCAGCAAGATACCGCTGCCTCACCGGCTAGGCCCCATCCTCATGTCGGCCACCGCCCTGACCGCCCCCTTCACCGCGCTGAACGTGCCTCTGGCGGTCGTCTGCCCCGTGCCCGTGTGGCCGGCCGTGAACGCAGCTTTCGCCTTCATCTCCAGCACCCTcttgttcctcttcatcctgggcACGGTCAAGTCTTTCAGCCCCAAACGATACGGACTGTGGCGGTGTGGCTTACTAGTCCTGGTGACTGTTCTCACCTCTGTCGTGATCCTTTTGCTGGAAATGGTCGCCATTCTATTCGCCATCTTGACGCCCTACAAGAAGGAGTTCTTTGTAGTACAGAAAGAGAGGCCGGCAGAAACAGATCACGTTTAA